The Pan paniscus chromosome 2, NHGRI_mPanPan1-v2.0_pri, whole genome shotgun sequence genome contains the following window.
aggaaacatcaggaAAACCTCAAATGAGGAACTTTTTATAAAGTTAACCGGcctgtgttctttaaaaaaaaaaaaaaaaaggccaggcgcggtggctcatgcctgtaatcccagcacttcaggaggccgaggcgggtggatcatgaggtcaggagttcgagaccagactgaccaatacggtgaaaccagtctctactaaaaatacaaaaattagcctggcatggtggcacgggcctgtaatcttagctactcaggaggctgaggcaggagaatcgcttgaaccctggaggtggagattgcagtgagctgagatcatgccattgcactccagcctctgcagcagagcgagactccatctcaaaacaaaacaaaaaacaaaaaaaaaagactttattttttagagtggtTTTAGATTCATAGCGAAACTGAGCGGAAACTACAGAGTTCAAATATACTCCATGACCCTACAACATGCGCAAGCTCCCCCACTGTCAATGTCTTGCACTAGAATGGTACATTTGAACCTACATCAACACATCGTTATCACCCAAAGTCCGgtttacattagggctcactcttagtgttgtacatattatggattttaacaaatgtatagcATATATCCACCATTATACTATCATATAGAATTGTTTCACTGCTCCAATAATCCTGTGTTCTCTACCCATTCATTCCTCCCTTTCCATAATTCTCAGCAACCACTGATCCTtttactgtctccacagttttgccttttccagaatgtcatttggctggaatcacacagtatgtagcgttttcagattggcttctttcaacctagtaatatgcacttaagacttctccatgtcttttcatggcttgatagctcatttctttttggcttggaataaaattccattgtgtgtatataccacagtttatgtATCCACTTacccactgaaggacatcttggttgattCCAAGTTATGGTAATTGTGAATAAAGTTGCTACAAACATCCATTCGCAGGTGTGTGCATAAGTTTTAAcccatttgggtaaataccaagaagtGCAATTTCTGGATTGTATGAGTAGAGTATGCCTAGTTTTGTAAGAAACGGCCCAACTGTCTTCTAAACTGTatgtaccattttgcattgccACTatcaatgaatgagagttcctgttgctccacatccttgtcagcatgtgacattgtcagtgttttggattttgtagtggtatctcattgctgttttggcctatatttttcaaaaatgacaaCGGCATGACAAGAAAAGCCGAGGAACCAGTTTAAAGGATATGAAATAGACTAGATGTAACAGTGATCATGGATGGACTGCATCCTAAGAGAAAAAAGTGCCATGAAAGACATAATTGGAACAGCTGACAAAACTGGAAATGGAACATGATTGAAGTCTTCTATCAGTAttaaatttcctaaatttgatTGTCTGGTAGTTTCATTCTTAGGACATACATACTGAAAGACTAaggggttgggcacggtggctcacgcctgtaaccccagcactttgggaggcagaggcgggtagatcacctaaggtcaggagttcaagaacagcctggccaacatggcaaaacctcatctctagtaaaaaatagaaaaattagccaggtatggtggcgtgtgcctgtgatcccagctactcgggaggctaaggcagggagaattgcttgaacccgggaggcggaggttgcagtgagccgagatcgcgccactgcactccagcctgggtgacagggcgagactctgtctcaaaaaaaaaaagaaaaaaaaaaaagaaaaaaaagactaagggACAGTGGGCCTGATATATGCAACCTATCTCAAAtgagtcagaaaaaaatgtaaagatagaAATGTGGTATAACGTTAGCAACTTGTGAATCTTGATGAAGGGTATATAGGAATTTTTTGTACTGTTTTTGCAGCTTTCttgtaaattatttcaagatttaaaagtttaaagatttttttaaagtgctgcCATTAACATTCCATCCATGTTTTTTGATGCACACGCGCAAGCTTCTCCAGCATATTCCACCGAATGGTGTTGCAGATTCATAAGGTGTGCACATCTTCAACCTGACTAGCTATACAGTTTACAAAGTGCTGACatccttattaattttatttttgcactGTCTTTTTCTCTCACTAAAATTTGAGGTTGGGCAGTGCTATTAAAAGTGCGGCCCTTGGGCCCGCAGCATTAGCCTCATCAGGGTGCTGGTTAAACACACAAATCGTCAGACCTCCACCCCAGACtttctgaatcagaaactctgggggcaCAGCCCAGGAATCTTCGTTTTCACAAACCTCCAAGCGAATATAAAGATCGCAGATTATATAGACCGTAGGGCCGATGTATATAATCTATTAGGGCCGCGTCGGCCTTGCAGGCGGGTCTCCAAGTGAATGAGCGGCAGAGCCCCATCATGCGCATCAGCCTGCGTGAACCAGTGCGCAGCGCGCCTTCCCTGGGCACCCTCTCGGCGCTGGCAGCTGGCGCCCAGATCCCCCGGCTGGGTGGGGAGGGGCGGCCGGACGGGGCGGGCCGGAGGCTGGCGTCCCCGCCCCGAAAGCACTGGGCCCGCCGCGTCGCACcgtcctctttcctttccttctccctccccttttcccttccttcgtcccttccttccttcctttctttcgcCGGGCGCGATGGGGCCGGAGCGCCGGGGGGCCGCGGCGCTGCTAGCGCTGCTGTGCGTGGCCTGCGCGCTGCGCGCCGGGCGCGCCCAATACGAACGCTACAGCTTCCGCAGCTTCCCACGGGACGAGCTGATGCCGCTTGAGTCGGCCTACCGGCACGCGCTGGACAAGTACAGCGGCGAGCACTGGGCCGAGAGCGTGGGCTACCTGGAGATCAGCCTGCGGCTGCACCGCTTGCTGCGCGACAGCGAGGCCTTCTGCCACCGCAACTGCAGCGCCGCGCCGCAGCCCGAGCCCGCCGCCGGCCTCGCCAGCTATCCCGAGCTGCGCCTCTTCGGGGGCCTGCTGCGCCGCGCGCACTGCCTCAAGCGCTGCAAGCAGGGCCTGCCAGCCTTCCGCCAGTCCCAGCCCAGCCGCGAGGTGCTGGCGGACTTCCAGCGCCGCGAGCCCTACAAGTTCCTGCAGTTCGCTTACTTCAAGGCAAGTCCGCCTCGCCCCGTCCcaggccccggccccgcccctgaCCCAGCCTCCAGGCCCTGGCCCCGCCCCTGCGCCCAGGGCCGCGTTGCCCCTCCAGTTCTAGACCTGGCTCCCTCCCATCCAGCCTCGCCAAAGGTCTCCTCCAAATCCTGCCTCCTTCTTCATCTCAACTAAAGATGAAAATGCCTTTCTTGAAGGGTAACTCTAAGGTAGAGAATACGTACACAGAACGCAGTACAGCGCCAGGCACCCAACAAAGTGCCTGATAAATGTTCTCTGTTATTTGAGGGCAGACGCCTCTTTTCTGTATATACCATTAAAGTCGCGTTTTTTCTCAAGTGATTGGTGACTTGCGATAATAAAGCAGAAGACCTGAGGAGCCGACaagtaccttttatttttattttttgttgagacagggtctcacagtcgcccaggctggagtgcagaggcgctatcatggctcactgcagccttgacctcctcaggctcaggtgatcctccacctcagcctcctgagtagctgggattataggcgcgcgccaccacacctagctaattttttggtattttttgtagagacagagtttcgccacgttgcccaggctgatctcgaactcccgaactcaagtgatcctcccacctcgcctcccagagttctgggattacagtcgtgagccattgcacccagctgaCTAGTTCCTTTTAAAGAGGATGAAATTGAGGCCAGGGAAGGGCAGGGACTCCTTGCAAGGACACATCCCTGCTTAAAGGGGACCTCGTGCACCGTGAGTCATCAGGATTGGCCCTCTCCGCTGTTTCTCTCTTTCATCTAGAATTTAACACAGTTCACTGCCTCCTTTTAATGGCTGCTTAAGTTCTCTCTGTGATTGCTGGCTAAAAATAGCCACAAATTGCAGTTCTCTATCCTATGGGTTCTCACTCCGAGGACCCACAAGTTTTAAGAATGGTTAGATTCCCTGTCACTAGATAAAGAGGCTCTAGCTTGGTGGGTCTTCACAGGGTTTGGCTAAAAGAGCCCTCTCAAAGCCCAGTTTCTCCTTTCtctgagaaagattttaaaaggaatatattgtgttttttaaaattactacaaAAATAGATTCATGGCATATCCTAGACTCTTGAGgtagaaggtttttgtttttaaactttgttttcagtTTCCAGACTGCAAGATCTGTTTTTTCAGATTTCCACCGAGACAGAGCCACGTGTATGTTGTATTTATATGAgcaataaaataacacaaaacccCAAAGAGGGGAAAAGCTGGGTTACTTCTATACTTCTATGCTTAGTTACAGTTTTATTTAAAGTATCAGTTTTGTGAATGTTTGTTCTGGCaattaaaagaaaacagttttaaaacAGAAGCAGGGAATGAGATTAATAAAATTCCAGAATGTTGAAAATGAGGGCTGGTTCATACGAAGCATCATTTTTTAAGCTAAAAATGACttatctaattctttttttgtatagCTTTTGGCAAATATGTTCTGAACCAAATTTAGGTCACATAATCAAGaggaaatcattttatttttaaacctagAGAATACTAGAACCTCTGATTTCTTTAATATACAGATGAATTTGAACAAGTGATACAGGGAAGAGGGGAAGAACATTTTACTCAATGTGACCATAAGGCATGGGTTTTCTCCTTCATCATGGTGGCCCCAAAAGGTTAGGATGGTCATAGCTTCTCTTCAAAACCCTTTACAGGTCTTGTAACAATCACTTAGTTGAAAGTCAGTAAaatactatctatctatctatctgttttttttgagacacagtttcactttgtcacccagactggaatgcagtggcacgatctcagctcactgcaacctctgcctcctgggtgcaagcaattcttgtatctcagcctcctgagtagctgggaatacgggcatgtgccaccacacccagctaatttttgtatttttagtagagatggggttttaccatgttggccaggctggtctcgaacttctaacctcaagtgatccacctaccttggcctcccaaaatgctgagattacagtctgGGAtttgaaccaccgtgcccggccaccatcTTAACATTTTGAGATCTCTTATAGGGCAGGAAAAAGCTAAGAATTTTATTAATAAACGTGAATGTTACTTAATTGTTTCAATGGAAGATATAACTGAAAAAGTAATTTTTGGTGGAGATATTGTATGGTGTATTTTTTCTCAATGATGTTTAtggcctggcatgatggctcatgcctataatcccagcactttgggatgccaaggtgggaggatctcttgagtccaagagttcaagaccagcctgggcaatataatgagatctcatctgtacaaaaacattaaaaaattagctgggtgtggtggcgtgcccttctagtttcagctactcaggaggctgaggctggaggatcacttgagcccagaaagtcaaggctgcagtgagctgtgatcttaccactgcactccagcctgggtgacagaacaagactcttgtgtcaaaaaaaagtgatgtttacatctttaaacTCTGTTTATGGATAGAGAGGAAAAGATGGGTGGCAGACACATACATTCTACCTGGCACCTGAAGGCTGGAGGTCGATATGAAGGTAGATAGTGCGCTGTGGCAGGACATGGATAAATGTTACTCTGCTGTTCTGAGTTGCAGTTCTCTGTTTCAGTGATTAAGGAGAAATGCCTCAATTGATCACTGGAATAGCAATGGTGGGTTCCGACTGCCAGAGGGAGGCGAGGAGGTTTGGATGTGTGCTCTTGTAGAAAAGGGCTGTGCTACTGGTGTGCAGCCTCAAGTGCATCATAGGTTTCTCGTCACCAGCGTACTCTAGGTCCATGTCATTAGCTTTCTTTGGGTTCTCTCCACAATTACCATCTTCCACGAAAAACTCATTTTTCTCATAGGCCAAGCAAAAAGTAGTCCAGAGCACTTCATCAAATCCTTAATGACTGTTGAGCTCTGACCTGGACAGAGAACACTGACTCACAGGCACTGTTAACCCCAGGCCTTGCCTGGCTGTGGCCTCTATCTCCCCGGAACCACAGGGCCTGCCTCTGTGTCATGGCTGATTtagggtggctcatgctggtGGCTGTATCTCAGGAACCCAAGGCAAGGTGGTTCCCTCCATCCCTACCACCTTCTCCAAAATCTGCCTGGGGTCTGTCAGAGGTTTGGTAGCCAAGATGTGTTTCCATGTTCCAGCTGCAGAGCCTGAGTTGAAGTAAATAAAATCACTCTTTTCTCTTCAGGAAGAGATTCCGTTTTGTAAAACTCACATCCTAAGTTAGAAGCCTTAAAAATCCTACTCTGTGCccctctttctattcctttctttctttctttcttttttgagacggaatctcactgtgtcacccaggctggagtgcagtggtgcgatcctggctcactgcaacctccgccccccgggttcaagtgattctcctgcctcagcctcccgagtagctgggattacaagcacctgccactgcgcctggctaatttttgtctttttagtagagatggggtttcatcatcttggccaggctgatcttggactcctaacctcgtgatccacccacctcgacctcctaaagtgctgggattacaggcatgagccactgctcccggcctctgTGCCCCTCTTTCTAAGTGCTGTTCTGAGAATTAGTGACTCTAATTTCATTGGCAAATGCTTTAAAAGGCAGCATTCAtaccctctcccttccttccagcTGAAGACTAGCCTTTTTCTGGCCAGGAGTGTGAAGCTTTCTGTAGGGCTGTTTTAAAGGCAGCCCTGCCAAAAGCCACTAATTGGCATTCCCAAAACATCAGCATTGACATCTGGGAGTCTGCCCTCATCACCACCCACCACTTCTCTGATGTGGCCACTGCCATTGTCTCAAAATGACTTGGTTCCAATTCTGGGGCAATTCGGTACAGATATATGCCATCCTATGACTCTTAGAAATCTAGGGTATACcaaatattcctttattttctctgtCTAAACCGAATTCCCTAATTCCTGCCTTGGAGCATCCCTCTGGATTGGCTGAGTCTCTGTGCACATGCACAGGTGCCTGCCCTTCTCCCTACCAGGTTGTGCCAAGAGTCCATCAGCATGGGGGGCCCTCTGGTTGGTGGTCATGAGTCCTCACAGGGAGGCCTCTGCATCCTTATTTGCCTGCCCTCCTGAGGCCCTGCCATAACATACCTGTTCTTCCTGAGGACTTCTGCCATCTTGAACACTGCCGATAAGTGCCAGCCCTGAAGCTCCGGGGCCCACAGCCCTGCTGCTCTCACAGATCCCAAGGGAAACCTTTTTCCTAGCCTGGGagattccctttctccctcttcttcttccaGGCCAGTCAGCTTCTTCCTGCAGCTCCTCTCCAATTTCTTTCTCCCCTCAAACCTGTCAGGCTCTTTTGTGAGTGCAGGCTTTTTTCAAGTGAATAATTTGCTGGTTCTGACCAGATATCTACCTCCCCTGAGGCAGTGAAACTCAGAATCATTGGCCCCTTCAATGGAGAGAAGACAGaggggaaaagagaggaaaatgtgaattaattttattctattttatggtcATAATGTCATTATGTTCAAATCACAGATACTTATTGTGTCCTGCCTTGTCCTGAGGACTGTGTGAGGCACCAGGAATCCAGATAATGAATGACACACAGCTGGGTCCCCTGAGGATCATAGTCTGATGGGGGAGATAGACGTACCACTGAGATTGTAGGGTGGCGTAAAATGCGGGAAGGCAGAACCCAGAACTAGCCCAACAGAGAGGCTCTTAATTGAGGCCACTAGGAGACAGGGAGAACTTAACAGAATATATGGTCCATGCaggtggggattttttttttcctgttttgcttATTGTTATAGACCCACAACCTAGAAATGGTGCTCTTGTAATATGACGTTTATTGCTGCGTGAATGGATGAATAAGTGAGGAGGTGGTGGAGTCATTGAGAATGTTAGCAGAAGGTCTGTGGGGGATTTGGGAAAACAATGTATTTGTCAAGGTTCCAGTGGAAAAGATATGGTGCAGTCATATTGGGTAATTGGAGGAAAGTTTAAGAAGGTGGTTATTTACAAAGGTGTGTGCAGTGCATGGGGAATCCACAAGAGATAGTGTTCTGCCGCAGGGGTGATAGCAGTGGGATATGACCAACCCTAGGCCAAAAGGGGCAGGGGAGAGAGCAGTGATTGAAACCAGGAAGGAGGGAGACTCTATGGAGAGGGTCACCTTGAGAAGAACTGTGACCTTCAATTAAGGGACATAGCAGCCCAAGAGGACTGTGCAGGGAGGGAACCAGGAAATGAAATAACATGACCTTactctcttcccttcctcagtCATCTACTGGGGCTCCTCATGGGTGAACCTCTTTGGAAGCCAGAGAGCGAGGGAGTCTGTTGTTATAGTCCACACAGGCCAGCCTCCTGGGGCATGTAGCCAGTGCAGAGTAGATTGGGAAAGGCAGACCGAGGCCATCCAGACAGTCGCTTTCAGGAAATCAGCACTTGTCTCACAGTGCCTGGACTTGGTCTTGAGGGGCCCTGGAAGTCACGGAACCTTTATCTGGAAaagttatagcaacacaaagttTCTGAAGGACTAAGCAGATATTCTTGTTTTACAAAAATTACCACTTAGCATCCATGGAGTagcttttatattctttgtccTTTTAGGCAAATAATCTCCCCAAAGCCATTGCCGCTGCTCACACCTTTCTACTGAAGCATCCTGATGACGAAATGATGAAGAGGAACATGGCATATTATAAGAGCCTGCCTGGTGCCGAGGACTACATTAAAGACCTGGAAACCAAGTCATATGAAGTATGTTTGGATTTTTATGTGGCAGTTAGTGGCAACCTGGACTGTTAAAGAAATGTCTCTCCATAAGCAGCTGCTGATAGCTAAGGACCTCTAGTGATTTTTGGTGACATTTGCTGAATATTATGACAATAGAAATGATTGACTTTTAGCACAAAGTGATCCATTTAATAATGACATTTTGTATGCC
Protein-coding sequences here:
- the CRTAP gene encoding cartilage-associated protein produces the protein MSGRAPSCASACVNQCAARLPWAPSRRWQLAPRSPGWVGRGGRTGRAGGWRPRPESTGPAASHRPLSFPSPSPFPFLRPFLPSFLSPGAMGPERRGAAALLALLCVACALRAGRAQYERYSFRSFPRDELMPLESAYRHALDKYSGEHWAESVGYLEISLRLHRLLRDSEAFCHRNCSAAPQPEPAAGLASYPELRLFGGLLRRAHCLKRCKQGLPAFRQSQPSREVLADFQRREPYKFLQFAYFKANNLPKAIAAAHTFLLKHPDDEMMKRNMAYYKSLPGAEDYIKDLETKSYESLFIRAVRAYNGENWRTSITDMELALPDFFKAFYECLAACEGSREIKDFKDFYLSIADHYVEVLECKIQCEENLTPVIGGYPVEKFVATMYHYLQFAYYKLNDLKNAAPCAVSYLLFDQNDKVMQQNLVYYQYHRDTWGLSDEHFQPRPEAVQFFNVTTLQKELYDFAKENIMDDDEGEVVEYVDDLLELEETS